A single window of Candidatus Peregrinibacteria bacterium DNA harbors:
- a CDS encoding 23S rRNA (pseudouridine(1915)-N(3))-methyltransferase RlmH, with amino-acid sequence MKITILQVGKTKDSFIEEGLNEYIKRLQSFCDLEIVTLKESTGEKIRDRHIEEEGKAILEKLSKYEDHYKILLGIKAKNLSSEEFAEKIREVRDFGQGKLLILIGGPYGTSQTVVDACDFVLSFGHMTFTHQMIRLMLVEQLYRAFTIIEGKQYHY; translated from the coding sequence ATGAAAATAACTATTTTACAAGTAGGTAAAACAAAAGACTCTTTTATAGAAGAAGGTTTAAATGAATATATAAAAAGACTTCAGTCTTTTTGTGATCTGGAAATTGTGACATTGAAGGAGTCGACAGGTGAAAAAATACGTGACCGGCATATAGAGGAAGAAGGTAAGGCTATTTTAGAAAAACTCTCAAAATATGAGGATCATTACAAAATCCTACTTGGTATAAAAGCAAAAAATTTGAGTTCTGAAGAGTTTGCGGAAAAAATAAGAGAGGTACGCGATTTTGGTCAGGGTAAATTATTAATTTTGATCGGCGGACCTTATGGGACTTCGCAAACGGTAGTTGATGCTTGTGACTTTGTCCTGAGCTTCGGCCACATGACCTTCACCCACCAAATGATCCGTCTAATGCTTGTCGAACAACTTTACCGCGCCTTTACAATAATCGAAGGCAAGCAGTACCATTATTAG